A genome region from Gemmatimonadota bacterium includes the following:
- a CDS encoding cysteine hydrolase, whose protein sequence is MADPKDWHRFVLLLIDVQRDFWPEETAKAFPDFPSNIERLLEHGRSSDLDIVHVRAEFEPDGTDWMAPYRIKGETPCVRGTPGADALPCAVERTGEPVIRKRTFDAFQQQDLLTHLQRARKSFILVAGLETSVCVLFTAASAVQRGFLAAVVEDCCADDPAKHAAALAHYPFVFDRTSLERLETVMVRFQS, encoded by the coding sequence ATGGCTGACCCGAAAGACTGGCACCGGTTTGTGCTGTTGCTCATTGATGTCCAGCGGGATTTCTGGCCTGAAGAGACGGCGAAAGCCTTTCCGGATTTTCCGTCGAACATCGAACGCCTGCTGGAACATGGCCGATCGTCGGACCTCGATATCGTGCATGTGCGCGCGGAGTTCGAACCGGACGGAACGGACTGGATGGCGCCTTACCGGATCAAGGGGGAGACGCCCTGCGTCCGCGGAACGCCGGGCGCCGATGCGTTGCCCTGCGCCGTCGAACGGACCGGCGAGCCCGTCATCCGGAAGCGGACCTTCGACGCTTTCCAGCAACAGGACTTATTAACCCATTTACAGCGCGCGCGGAAATCCTTTATACTGGTTGCGGGACTGGAAACCTCCGTCTGCGTGCTTTTCACGGCGGCTTCGGCGGTGCAGCGGGGGTTCCTGGCCGCCGTCGTCGAGGACTGCTGCGCCGACGATCCCGCCAAACACGCGGCGGCGTTGGCCCACTATCCTTTTGTCTTCGACCGGACGTCCCTCGAAAGACTGGAAACGGTCATGGTCCGTTTCCAGTC